From Verrucomicrobiota bacterium, one genomic window encodes:
- the rpoN gene encoding RNA polymerase factor sigma-54 — MQIRLEHLQSQVQKPIITIMMSPQMQQAIQLLQLPILELSQKIEQELAENPVLEEIAREDSSEEAAAGEAGAEERATEERAAEQKAEEAREGEKDLQFKEEFDVLQKIDEEWRDYFRESGPYFRPSEDDEERRAFLENSITRSETLSEHLSAQMALAASSEEERELGDLVIGNIDEYGFLRISLDELALLAGRTPQEIEHVLKIIQTFDPSGVGARDLRESLLIQLRAMGKEGGLACRMIERHYEALGKKRYQDIARAERVKVTDVQEAVHDIMRLSLRPGSGFGQTQAQYITPDITLRKDDGKFEITINDERIPHLRISNFYRQMLGNDQVAKDVRDYIKDKVHAGRWLIKNIHQRQETLHNIASEIVRVQESFLKTGGGALKPLTMHQIAEAVGLHESTVSRAISGKYIDTPHGIFPLKFFFTTGIEMADGEEVSAHRVKRALREIVAKEETKRPLSDEALVKMLNDEGYRIARRTVAKYRKELGILPSHLRRSF; from the coding sequence ATGCAGATACGGCTCGAACATCTTCAATCGCAGGTCCAGAAGCCGATCATCACGATCATGATGTCGCCGCAGATGCAGCAGGCGATCCAACTGCTGCAACTGCCGATCCTGGAGCTGTCGCAGAAGATCGAGCAGGAGCTTGCCGAGAACCCGGTGCTCGAGGAGATCGCACGCGAGGACTCGTCCGAGGAGGCTGCGGCCGGCGAGGCAGGCGCCGAGGAACGGGCGACCGAGGAGCGCGCGGCCGAGCAGAAAGCCGAGGAGGCTCGGGAGGGCGAGAAGGACCTCCAGTTCAAGGAGGAGTTTGACGTTCTCCAGAAGATCGACGAGGAGTGGCGCGACTACTTCCGGGAGTCGGGCCCGTATTTCCGCCCGTCGGAGGACGACGAGGAGCGGCGGGCGTTCCTCGAGAACTCGATCACGCGCAGCGAGACGCTCAGCGAGCACCTGTCAGCGCAGATGGCGCTGGCGGCCTCGAGCGAAGAGGAGCGCGAGCTGGGCGACCTCGTGATCGGCAACATCGACGAGTATGGCTTCCTGCGGATCAGTCTCGACGAGCTCGCCCTGCTGGCGGGGCGGACGCCGCAGGAGATCGAGCATGTGCTCAAGATCATCCAGACGTTCGATCCGAGCGGCGTGGGCGCGCGCGACCTGCGCGAGTCGTTGCTCATCCAGCTTCGCGCCATGGGCAAGGAGGGCGGGCTGGCATGCAGGATGATCGAGCGGCACTACGAGGCGCTGGGCAAGAAGCGCTATCAGGACATCGCGCGGGCCGAGCGGGTCAAGGTGACCGACGTGCAGGAGGCCGTGCACGACATCATGCGGCTCAGCCTGCGGCCCGGCTCGGGCTTCGGGCAGACCCAGGCGCAGTACATCACGCCGGACATTACGCTGCGCAAGGACGACGGCAAGTTCGAGATCACGATCAACGACGAGCGGATCCCGCACCTGCGGATCAGCAACTTCTACCGCCAGATGTTAGGCAACGACCAGGTCGCGAAGGATGTGCGCGACTACATCAAGGACAAGGTGCACGCCGGGCGGTGGCTCATCAAGAACATCCACCAACGCCAGGAGACGCTGCACAACATCGCGAGCGAGATCGTGCGCGTTCAGGAAAGCTTTCTCAAGACGGGCGGCGGGGCGCTCAAGCCGCTCACGATGCACCAGATCGCCGAGGCGGTCGGCTTGCACGAATCGACAGTGAGCCGCGCGATCAGCGGCAAGTACATCGACACGCCGCACGGGATCTTCCCGCTGAAGTTCTTCTTTACGACGGGGATCGAGATGGCCGACGGCGAGGAGGTGTCGGCTCACCGCGTCAAGCGAGCGCTCAGGGAGATCGTCGCCAAGGAGGAGACGAAACGGCCGTTGAGCGACGAGGCCTTGGTCAAGATGCTCAATGACGAGGGGTACCGGATCGCGCGCCGCACGGTCGCCAAGTACCGCAAAGAGCTCGGTATTCTTCCCTCCCACCTCCGCCGGTCGTTCTAG
- a CDS encoding rod shape-determining protein gives MVFWSRLLGRFSNDMGIDLGTANTLVYVKGRGIVLTEPSVVAIKKGTNRILAVGEEAKRMLGRTPGDIVAIRPLKDGVIADFEVTENMLRYFIKRVHNRKALISPRIVIAVPSGITAVERRAVEDSAMHAGAREVHLMEEPMAAAIGLDMPVHEPAGNMIVDIGGGTTEVAIISLAGIVFCKSVRVAGDEMDEAIVQFLRRNYNLMIGERTAEQIKITIGAAVPLKEPLMMEVKGRDMVAGLPKTLTINSEEIREALSEPISTIVEAVRISLERCPPELSADLVDRGIMMAGGGSLLRGLNKLIAKETGLPVHIAEDPLSAVAIGTGKALDQIKFLREVAKIRS, from the coding sequence ATGGTGTTCTGGAGCAGGCTCCTGGGCAGATTCTCAAACGACATGGGCATTGACCTGGGCACGGCCAACACACTCGTCTACGTCAAGGGCCGCGGCATCGTGCTCACCGAGCCATCGGTCGTCGCCATCAAGAAAGGGACAAACCGCATCCTCGCTGTCGGCGAGGAAGCCAAGCGCATGCTCGGGCGCACCCCGGGCGACATCGTCGCCATCCGCCCGCTCAAGGACGGGGTGATCGCCGACTTCGAAGTCACCGAGAACATGCTCCGCTACTTCATCAAGCGCGTGCATAACCGCAAGGCGCTCATCAGCCCGCGCATCGTCATCGCCGTGCCCTCGGGCATCACAGCCGTCGAGCGCCGCGCCGTCGAGGACAGTGCCATGCATGCCGGCGCGCGCGAGGTCCACCTCATGGAGGAGCCCATGGCCGCCGCGATCGGGCTCGACATGCCCGTACACGAACCGGCCGGCAACATGATCGTCGACATTGGCGGCGGCACCACCGAGGTCGCCATCATCTCGCTCGCCGGTATCGTCTTCTGCAAGAGCGTCCGCGTCGCCGGTGACGAGATGGACGAAGCCATCGTCCAGTTCCTGCGCCGCAACTACAACCTCATGATCGGCGAGCGAACCGCCGAGCAGATCAAGATCACCATCGGCGCCGCCGTCCCGCTCAAAGAGCCGCTCATGATGGAGGTCAAGGGCCGCGACATGGTCGCCGGCCTGCCCAAGACCCTCACGATCAACTCCGAGGAAATCCGCGAAGCGTTGAGCGAGCCGATCAGCACCATCGTCGAGGCCGTGCGCATCTCGCTCGAGCGTTGCCCGCCCGAACTGAGCGCCGACCTCGTTGACCGCGGCATCATGATGGCCGGCGGCGGGTCGTTGCTGCGCGGCCTCAACAAGCTCATCGCCAAGGAAACCGGTCTGCCCGTTCACATTGCCGAGGACCCGCTCAGCGCCGTCGCTATCGGTACCGGCAAGGCCCTCGACCAAATCAAGTTTCTTCGCGAGGTCGCCAAGATCCGCAGCTGA
- a CDS encoding 3-isopropylmalate dehydrogenase, with amino-acid sequence MGRSYKVAVIPGDGTGPEVVAEGLKVLAAAGERYGFKLETETYDFGGERYKRTGEVLPDKCLDELGQFEAIYLGAIGHPEVAPGILEKGILLKLRFHLDQYINLRPVKLYPGVWTPIKDKGPDEIDFVVVRENTEDLYVGIGGFLKKGTADEVAIQTSVNTRKGVERCVRYAFDLARARNKDKKLMLCAKTNVLTYGHDLWWRTFNEVGEADYPDIKRDYAHVDATCMWMVKNPEWFDVIVTTNMFGDIITDLGAMIQGGMGVAAGGNINPDGVSMFEPIGGSAPKYTGQNVINPVAAIAAGQMLLDELGEAEAAAAVEQAIIKAVTKKLKSLSAGKMGCGTNEVGDYIAEAVATGSTT; translated from the coding sequence ATGGGACGGAGCTACAAGGTTGCAGTGATCCCCGGCGACGGCACGGGGCCGGAGGTGGTGGCCGAGGGGCTGAAGGTGCTGGCGGCCGCCGGTGAGCGGTACGGTTTCAAGCTTGAGACCGAAACGTATGATTTCGGCGGCGAGCGCTACAAGAGGACGGGCGAGGTGCTTCCTGACAAGTGCCTCGACGAGCTGGGGCAGTTCGAGGCCATTTACCTCGGTGCGATCGGCCATCCCGAGGTGGCGCCCGGCATCCTCGAGAAGGGCATCCTGCTCAAGCTGCGGTTCCATCTCGACCAGTACATCAACCTACGGCCCGTGAAGCTCTATCCGGGCGTGTGGACCCCGATCAAGGACAAGGGGCCCGACGAGATCGACTTCGTCGTCGTGCGCGAGAACACCGAGGACCTGTACGTCGGTATCGGGGGATTCCTCAAGAAGGGCACGGCGGACGAAGTGGCGATCCAGACAAGTGTCAACACGCGCAAGGGCGTCGAGCGGTGCGTGCGGTACGCGTTCGATCTGGCACGCGCGCGCAACAAGGACAAGAAGCTGATGCTATGCGCCAAGACGAACGTGCTCACCTACGGGCACGACTTGTGGTGGCGCACGTTCAACGAAGTGGGCGAGGCCGACTATCCCGACATCAAGCGCGACTACGCGCATGTGGACGCCACGTGCATGTGGATGGTGAAGAACCCGGAGTGGTTCGACGTGATTGTGACGACGAACATGTTCGGCGACATCATCACGGACCTGGGCGCGATGATCCAGGGCGGGATGGGCGTCGCCGCTGGCGGCAATATCAATCCTGACGGGGTGAGCATGTTCGAGCCGATCGGTGGCTCGGCGCCCAAGTACACGGGACAGAATGTGATCAACCCGGTCGCGGCGATCGCGGCCGGTCAGATGCTGCTCGATGAGCTTGGCGAGGCGGAGGCTGCCGCCGCTGTCGAGCAGGCGATCATCAAGGCCGTGACGAAGAAGCTCAAGAGCCTCTCGGCGGGCAAGATGGGTTGCGGCACGAACGAGGTCGGCGACTACATTGCCGAAGCCGTCGCGACAGGCTCGACGACGTAA
- a CDS encoding 2-phosphosulfolactate phosphatase yields the protein MRIDVVALPAELGGGDRSADLSVVVDVLRLSSTMVTAFANGCEAAIPVAEPAEALMLRDELPNVLLAGEREGYRIEGFDLGNSPFEMTRDVVRGRTLVMCSTNGTRAIVASRGGAESIVACFLNASAAARYALGTGRDVTVLCSGKLGAAALEDAVCAGMLVEKLGGGIRVELTDRARRALEAFREHADDLVRMATECEHGRYLTQIGMGRDVPYCAEVDRFDLVPHLTNGTIRAVRA from the coding sequence ATGCGCATTGACGTTGTGGCGCTGCCGGCGGAACTGGGCGGCGGGGATCGCTCGGCCGATCTGTCTGTGGTCGTCGACGTGCTTCGACTGAGCTCGACGATGGTGACGGCGTTCGCCAACGGGTGCGAGGCGGCGATTCCGGTGGCGGAGCCTGCGGAGGCGCTCATGCTGCGCGACGAGCTGCCGAACGTGCTGCTCGCCGGTGAGCGCGAGGGGTACCGGATCGAGGGGTTCGACCTCGGCAACTCACCGTTCGAGATGACCCGGGATGTGGTCCGCGGGCGCACGCTGGTGATGTGCTCGACCAATGGCACGCGGGCGATCGTGGCGAGCCGCGGGGGCGCCGAGTCGATCGTGGCGTGTTTCCTCAACGCGTCGGCCGCCGCGCGCTACGCGCTGGGGACAGGGCGCGATGTGACGGTGCTCTGTTCGGGCAAGCTCGGGGCTGCCGCGCTCGAGGATGCTGTGTGCGCAGGGATGCTCGTCGAGAAGCTGGGCGGCGGCATCCGCGTTGAGTTGACCGACCGGGCGCGTCGGGCGCTCGAGGCATTCCGGGAGCACGCGGATGATCTCGTGCGGATGGCGACCGAGTGCGAGCACGGGCGGTATCTGACGCAGATCGGCATGGGGCGCGACGTGCCGTATTGCGCCGAGGTGGACCGGTTCGACCTCGTGCCGCATCTGACGAACGGGACAATTCGCGCGGTGCGCGCGTAG
- a CDS encoding 3-isopropylmalate dehydratase small subunit encodes MKGKATKFGDNVDTDMIIAARYLVTTDAAEMAAHAFEDVRPGWPKKISVGDILVAGNNFGCGSSREHAPIAIKAAGVSCVVAASFARIFYRNAFNIGLPVLESAEASRDIAEGDVVEIDASTGVITDKTKGKTYQSKPIPPFMQELVKAGGLMAYLAKTHK; translated from the coding sequence ATGAAGGGCAAGGCCACCAAGTTCGGCGACAACGTTGACACCGACATGATCATTGCCGCGCGGTACCTGGTGACGACGGACGCGGCGGAGATGGCCGCGCACGCGTTCGAGGACGTGCGTCCGGGCTGGCCGAAGAAGATTAGCGTCGGCGATATTCTTGTGGCGGGGAACAACTTCGGGTGCGGTTCGAGCCGCGAGCACGCGCCGATCGCAATCAAGGCGGCGGGCGTGTCGTGTGTGGTGGCCGCGAGTTTCGCGCGGATATTCTATCGGAACGCCTTCAACATCGGGTTGCCGGTGCTGGAATCGGCGGAGGCGAGCCGCGACATTGCCGAGGGGGATGTCGTGGAAATCGACGCTTCGACTGGCGTGATCACGGACAAGACGAAGGGGAAGACGTACCAGTCGAAGCCGATCCCCCCGTTCATGCAGGAGTTGGTGAAGGCCGGGGGGTTGATGGCCTACCTTGCCAAGACGCATAAGTAA